One stretch of Streptomyces sp. NBC_00443 DNA includes these proteins:
- a CDS encoding aldo/keto reductase, whose product MTAPKTFRIGGDLEVRRLGFGAMHLRPESNEARAGHLAVARRAVELGVTLIDTAHLYGWGANEDLLAEALHPYPADLVIATKVGFRQTTSGEGWRHAGEPADLRVQVDEALRRLRLDRIELLQLHRLDPGVPLPDQLGALRDLRAEGKVGRIGLSEVTAAELAEARAVVDIASVQNRYNLLDREHEPVLKACEEADIAFLPWRPVAAGQSGAKAEIAAVAKELDATPTQVVLAWLLAHSPVIIPIPGTTSIAHVEENVGADAVHLTEVHYDRLSRASESA is encoded by the coding sequence ATGACGGCACCGAAGACGTTCCGCATCGGCGGCGATCTGGAAGTACGGCGGCTCGGGTTCGGGGCCATGCATCTGCGGCCGGAGAGCAACGAGGCCCGGGCCGGCCACCTCGCGGTCGCCCGGCGGGCCGTCGAACTGGGCGTCACACTGATCGACACGGCGCACCTGTACGGCTGGGGAGCGAACGAGGATCTCCTCGCCGAAGCCCTGCACCCGTACCCGGCCGACCTCGTGATCGCCACGAAGGTCGGCTTCCGCCAGACCACCTCGGGCGAGGGCTGGCGGCACGCGGGCGAGCCCGCCGACCTGCGCGTCCAGGTCGACGAGGCCCTGCGCCGCCTCCGCCTCGACCGCATCGAGCTGCTCCAGCTCCACCGGCTCGACCCCGGCGTACCGCTCCCCGACCAGCTCGGCGCGCTGCGCGACCTGCGTGCCGAGGGCAAGGTGGGCCGGATCGGCCTGTCCGAGGTCACGGCCGCCGAGCTGGCCGAGGCCCGGGCCGTCGTCGACATCGCGAGCGTCCAGAACCGGTACAACCTCCTCGACCGCGAGCACGAGCCCGTACTGAAGGCCTGCGAGGAGGCGGACATCGCCTTCCTGCCGTGGCGGCCGGTGGCCGCCGGACAGTCGGGGGCGAAGGCCGAAATCGCCGCGGTGGCAAAGGAACTGGACGCCACCCCGACGCAGGTCGTCCTCGCCTGGCTCCTCGCCCACTCCCCGGTGATCATCCCCATCCCGGGGACCACGAGCATCGCGCACGTGGAGGAGAACGTCGGCGCGGACGCCGTCCACCTCACCGAGGTGCATTACGACCGCCTCAGCCGTGCCTCCGAGTCCGCCTGA
- a CDS encoding MFS transporter, with protein MSHAPAPAAEAGGGAPPRSNAVVAVLAFAGIVVSLMQTLVIPIVPELPRLLDAPASDTAWAVTATLLAAAVATPVMGRLGDMYGKRRMLLVSVVLLVTGSVVCALSDALIPMIVGRVLQGLASGVIPLGISIMRDELPAERLGSATALMSASLGIGGALGLPAAALIADNFDWHMLFWTSAGMGVAALVCVVLFVPESKVRTGGRFDLVGGIGMAAGLVCLLLAISKGADWGWTSGTTLGLLVAAVVVLPAWGWWELRTEQPLVDLRTTARRQVLVTNLASIAVGFAMFAMSLVIPQLLQLPAQTGYGLGKSMLVAGLCMAPSGLVMMATAPVSAAISRAKGPKVTLMIGVLIVAVGYGLNIVLMSEVWHFVLVACIIGAGVGFGYGSMPALIMSAVPASETAAANSLNTLMRSLGTSTASAVAGVILAQMTTDLGGYALPSENGFKVVLAVGAGAALLAFVVASFIPKAGSAAVEGPVAQAAEPAGATAK; from the coding sequence ATGTCCCACGCCCCTGCCCCTGCCGCCGAGGCCGGGGGCGGCGCCCCGCCGAGGTCGAACGCCGTGGTGGCGGTGCTGGCTTTCGCCGGGATCGTCGTCTCGCTGATGCAGACCCTGGTCATCCCGATCGTCCCCGAGCTGCCCCGGCTGCTCGACGCCCCGGCGTCGGACACCGCCTGGGCGGTCACGGCGACGCTGCTCGCCGCCGCGGTCGCCACGCCGGTGATGGGGCGGCTGGGCGACATGTACGGCAAGCGGCGGATGCTGCTGGTCAGCGTCGTACTGCTGGTGACCGGCTCCGTGGTCTGTGCCCTGAGCGACGCGCTGATCCCGATGATCGTCGGACGGGTGCTCCAGGGCCTTGCCTCCGGTGTGATCCCGCTCGGCATCAGCATCATGCGCGACGAACTCCCCGCCGAACGCCTCGGCTCCGCGACCGCCCTGATGAGCGCCTCGCTCGGCATCGGCGGCGCGCTGGGTCTGCCCGCCGCCGCACTCATCGCGGACAACTTCGACTGGCACATGTTGTTCTGGACGTCGGCCGGTATGGGTGTGGCGGCGCTGGTGTGCGTGGTGCTGTTCGTGCCCGAGTCGAAGGTGCGCACCGGCGGGCGCTTCGACCTGGTCGGCGGCATAGGCATGGCAGCCGGGCTTGTCTGTCTGCTCCTGGCCATCTCCAAGGGCGCCGACTGGGGGTGGACCAGCGGTACGACGCTCGGTCTTCTCGTGGCGGCCGTGGTCGTCCTGCCGGCCTGGGGCTGGTGGGAGCTGCGTACCGAGCAGCCGCTGGTGGATCTGCGGACGACCGCCCGGCGTCAGGTGCTGGTCACCAACCTGGCCTCGATCGCGGTGGGCTTCGCGATGTTCGCGATGAGCCTCGTCATTCCGCAGCTCCTCCAGCTCCCCGCGCAGACCGGCTACGGCCTCGGCAAGTCGATGCTGGTCGCGGGCCTGTGCATGGCCCCGTCAGGGCTGGTCATGATGGCGACGGCCCCGGTGTCGGCGGCGATCTCGCGGGCCAAGGGCCCGAAGGTCACGCTGATGATCGGTGTGCTCATCGTCGCCGTGGGCTACGGCCTCAACATCGTCCTGATGTCCGAGGTCTGGCACTTCGTCCTGGTGGCCTGCATCATCGGCGCCGGCGTCGGTTTCGGCTACGGCTCGATGCCCGCCCTCATCATGAGCGCCGTGCCCGCGTCGGAGACGGCCGCCGCGAACAGCCTCAACACGCTGATGCGTTCCCTCGGTACATCCACCGCGAGCGCCGTCGCGGGCGTGATCCTCGCCCAGATGACGACGGACCTCGGCGGTTACGCCCTCCCGTCCGAGAACGGCTTCAAGGTGGTCCTGGCGGTGGGCGCCGGGGCGGCGCTGCTGGCGTTCGTGGTGGCGTCGTTCATCCCGAAGGCGGGGTCGGCCGCCGTCGAGGGGCCCGTGGCGCAGGCGGCGGAGCCGGCCGGGGCGACGGCCAAGTAA
- a CDS encoding DUF397 domain-containing protein yields the protein MRSIPDYDLSAATWHKSSYSGGGGNDCLEVTHDFPTLVPVRDSKNPHGPKLTFTASAWSAFVNAVRI from the coding sequence ATGAGGAGCATCCCTGATTACGACCTGAGCGCGGCCACCTGGCACAAGTCCAGCTACAGCGGCGGTGGCGGCAACGACTGCCTCGAAGTCACCCACGACTTCCCCACCCTCGTCCCCGTCCGCGACTCCAAGAACCCTCACGGCCCCAAGCTCACTTTCACCGCATCCGCATGGTCCGCCTTCGTCAATGCGGTCAGAATCTGA
- a CDS encoding DinB family protein has protein sequence MTETTHNTATAERSDLLETLAKHRHFLRFTARDLTDEQAGQRSTAGELCIGGLIKHVTSVERSWADFIEHGTSAMSDFDSMTEADFAKRADDFRMLPGETLAGVLAEYEKVAQRTDDLVAALTDLNVSHPLPKAPWFEPGASWSARRTLLHIIAETAQHAGHADILRESLDGAKSMG, from the coding sequence ATGACTGAGACCACGCACAACACCGCCACCGCCGAGCGCAGCGACCTGCTGGAGACGCTGGCCAAGCACCGGCACTTCCTCCGCTTCACCGCCCGCGACCTCACCGACGAGCAGGCGGGACAGCGGAGCACCGCCGGCGAGCTGTGCATCGGCGGCCTGATCAAGCACGTCACCTCGGTGGAACGGAGCTGGGCGGACTTCATCGAGCACGGCACGTCGGCGATGAGTGACTTCGACTCCATGACCGAGGCCGACTTCGCCAAGCGGGCCGACGACTTCCGGATGCTGCCCGGCGAGACGCTGGCCGGTGTGCTGGCCGAGTACGAGAAGGTGGCCCAGCGCACCGACGACCTGGTCGCCGCCCTGACCGACCTGAACGTCTCCCACCCGCTCCCCAAGGCCCCGTGGTTCGAGCCGGGCGCCAGCTGGTCCGCCCGCAGGACGCTGCTGCACATCATCGCGGAGACCGCCCAGCACGCCGGCCACGCCGACATCCTCAGGGAGTCCCTGGACGGGGCCAAGAGCATGGGCTGA
- a CDS encoding helix-turn-helix domain-containing protein, giving the protein MPGPKDLDPSSSPRALLGAELRHAREKKGLSQEALGQKLFVSGTFVGQLEAGTRRLRLDMAPLVDEVLGTNGFFERNCEAANKSRYSEHFAEAAEAEAQATAIRQYAPLLIAGLLQTPAYAHAVNRAYDPTAPEETIDEWVAGRMERTRLLDHPTTPLLWMVLDEAALRRETGGREVMAEALRHVASLARGSRVIVQVLPFSAGAHRAMDGSLKLTDFQDAPPLVYFEGPGIGRLEDDPATVAQLRFTFELLTASSLSPEKSLALIETLAQDYTHEEHP; this is encoded by the coding sequence ATGCCGGGACCCAAGGACCTCGACCCTTCCTCATCGCCGCGCGCGCTGCTGGGGGCGGAATTACGTCACGCACGCGAGAAGAAGGGTCTCAGCCAGGAGGCGTTGGGCCAGAAGCTGTTCGTCAGCGGCACCTTCGTGGGCCAACTGGAGGCGGGTACGCGGCGCTTGCGGCTGGACATGGCGCCGCTGGTGGATGAGGTGCTGGGCACGAACGGGTTCTTCGAGCGAAACTGCGAGGCGGCCAACAAGTCCAGGTACTCGGAGCACTTCGCGGAGGCGGCCGAGGCCGAGGCACAAGCGACGGCGATCAGGCAGTACGCGCCGTTGCTGATCGCGGGGCTGTTGCAGACTCCGGCGTACGCACACGCCGTGAACCGCGCGTATGACCCGACGGCGCCCGAAGAGACCATCGACGAGTGGGTGGCGGGCCGGATGGAACGGACGCGTCTGCTTGACCACCCAACAACGCCGTTGTTGTGGATGGTGCTTGACGAGGCCGCCCTTCGCAGAGAGACCGGAGGGCGGGAGGTGATGGCGGAAGCCCTGCGCCATGTCGCCAGTCTGGCCCGCGGGAGCCGGGTCATCGTGCAGGTGCTGCCGTTCAGTGCGGGAGCACACAGGGCAATGGATGGCTCGCTAAAGCTGACGGACTTCCAGGACGCCCCTCCGCTGGTCTACTTCGAGGGACCCGGCATTGGACGGCTGGAGGACGACCCGGCCACGGTCGCCCAACTGAGGTTCACCTTCGAACTCCTAACGGCCTCATCACTCTCGCCCGAGAAGTCCCTAGCCTTGATCGAGACGTTGGCGCAGGATTACACCCATGAGGAGCATCCCTGA
- the murQ gene encoding N-acetylmuramic acid 6-phosphate etherase, whose product MTSPSNPRDLRAELETLTTEAFRPELAEIDRLPTLDIARLMNGEDAAVPTAVAQRLPQIAAAIDAVAERMARGGRLIYAGAGTAGRLGVLDASECPPTFNTDPSQVVGLIAGGPEAMVVSVEGAEDSKDLARTDLDALALTPTDTVVGISASGRTPYAIGAVEHAHTQGALTIGLSCNPDSALAAAAEHGIEIVVGPELLTGSTRLKAGTAQKLVLNMLSTITMIRLGKTYGNLMVDVRASNDKLRARSRRIVALATGADDTDIERALTEAAGEVKTAILILLADVDGPTATGLLDGAKGHLRAAMGAGGRRDGR is encoded by the coding sequence ATGACCTCTCCATCCAACCCCCGTGATCTCCGCGCCGAGTTGGAGACCCTGACCACCGAGGCGTTCCGCCCCGAGCTCGCCGAGATCGACCGCCTGCCCACCCTGGACATCGCCCGGCTCATGAACGGCGAGGACGCGGCCGTACCCACCGCCGTCGCACAGCGCCTCCCCCAGATCGCCGCCGCCATCGACGCCGTCGCGGAACGGATGGCCCGGGGCGGCCGCCTCATCTACGCCGGCGCAGGCACCGCCGGGCGCCTCGGCGTGCTCGACGCCTCCGAGTGCCCGCCCACCTTCAACACCGACCCCTCCCAGGTCGTCGGCCTCATCGCGGGCGGCCCCGAGGCCATGGTCGTCTCGGTCGAGGGCGCCGAGGACTCCAAGGACCTGGCCCGCACCGACCTCGACGCCCTCGCGCTCACCCCCACCGACACGGTGGTCGGCATCTCCGCCTCCGGGCGCACGCCGTACGCGATCGGCGCGGTCGAACACGCGCACACGCAGGGCGCGTTGACGATCGGCCTGTCCTGCAACCCGGACAGCGCCCTGGCGGCGGCCGCCGAGCACGGCATCGAGATCGTCGTGGGCCCGGAACTCCTCACCGGCTCGACACGCCTGAAGGCGGGCACGGCCCAGAAGCTGGTCCTCAACATGCTCTCGACGATCACGATGATCCGCCTGGGCAAGACCTACGGAAACCTGATGGTCGACGTCCGCGCCTCCAACGACAAGCTGCGAGCCCGCTCCCGCCGCATCGTCGCCCTGGCCACGGGCGCCGACGACACCGACATCGAACGAGCCCTGACCGAGGCGGCCGGCGAGGTGAAGACAGCGATCCTGATCCTCCTGGCGGACGTGGACGGCCCTACGGCGACCGGGCTTCTCGACGGGGCGAAGGGGCATTTGCGGGCGGCGATGGGCGCGGGCGGGCGGAGGGACGGCCGCTGA